Proteins encoded together in one Ammospiza caudacuta isolate bAmmCau1 chromosome 27, bAmmCau1.pri, whole genome shotgun sequence window:
- the OSBPL7 gene encoding oxysterol-binding protein-related protein 7, whose amino-acid sequence MRSPPRAGHGAVPALPAAGGAAGAGPERPDRPCPPRSGSRRDGRARSGSTAPSGARARPGARRPLCSPAMGSHEKDPSSPKGALSRSNSTVSSKHSSVQQGSESWEVVEEPRGSPGQQPQRHEGYLLKKRKWPLKGWHKRYFVLENGILKYSTTRQDVLKGKLHGAIDVRQSVMSVNKKAQRVDLDTEDNIYHLKIKSPEVFSSWVSSLCSHHHGERPGPCPPGGSTGTSTQGQWTRMLPSGSAPALSTLASSRDKVNAWLKDSEGLERCSAELSECQAKLQELTGMLQHLEALHRIPSAPLISGGQPSAATERPKKGRRSTKIWCTQSFAKDDTIGRVRVGRLHGSVPNLSRYLEAPQSQLPFSVPPEYSQLQRSFWVLAQKVHGSLSSVVAALVAERARLEEMRRALDRQGPAPRPGSAGTAGPALRRFHSLSVSSDTTLDSFASLHPDEPDALPAKGREQQLSNRSIVSLADSHTEFFDACEVFLSASSSENEPSEDESCISEVTTSVCEENTEPGGPGRPPTGAERPGPPAEPPPLEPPLELPGPDPRRRSRLPAPPAPSGDVSLWGLLRSSVGKDLSRVALPVQLNEPLNTLQRLCEELEYSELLDRASRARDPRQRLVYVAAFAVSAYASTYYRAGSKPFNPVLGETYECVRPDRGFRFISEQVSHHPPISACHAESDNFVFWQDMRWKNKFWGKSLEIVPMGTVNVQLPRTGDHYEWNKVTTCIHNVLSGPRWIEHYGEVLIRNTRDASYHCKLTFCKARYWGAGANEVQGAVLSRAGTAVERLAGKWHEGLRRGPAPGQCVWKANPMPRDHERSYGFTQFALELNELTPELRRVLPSTDTRLRPDQRYLEEGNVPAAEAQKRQIEQLQRDRRRVMEENNITHQARFFRRVTDASGKESWVTNHTYWKLRLDPGFSHLDSAVLW is encoded by the exons ATGCGGAGCCCCCCgcgggccgggcacggggccgTCCCCGCGCTCCCCGCTGCCGGcggggctgccggggccggCCCCGAGCGCCCTGACCGGCCGTGCCCTCCCCGCAGCGGCTCCCGCCGTGACGGCCGAGCCCGGAGCGGCTCCACAGCCCCGTCGGGAGcgcgggcccggcccggtgcCCGCCGCCCCCTCTGCTCGCCGGCCATGGGCAGCCACGAGAAGGACCCGAGCTCCCCGAAAGGGGCCCTGTCCCGCTCCAACAGCACCGTGTCCTCCAAGCACAGCAGCGTGCAGCAG GGCTCGGAGAGCTGGGAGGTGGTGGAGGAGccgcggggcagccccgggcagcagccgcaGCGGCACGAGGGGTACCTGCTCAAGAAGAGGAAATGGCCCCTGAAGGGCTGGCACAAG cgGTACTTCGTGCTGGAAAACGGGATCCTGAAATATTCCACCACGCGCCAGGAC GTGCTCAAGGGCAAGCTGCACGGGGCCATCGATGTCCGTCAGTCCGTCATGTCCGTCAACAAGAAGGCGCAGAGGGTCGACCTGGACACGGAGGACAACATTTATCACCTCAAG ATCAAGTCCCCGGAGGTGTTCTCCAGCTGGGtgagcagcctgtgctcccACCACCACGGCGAGCGGCCGGGGCCGTGTCCCCCGGGGGGCTCCACGGGGACCAGCACGCAG GGCCAGTGGACGCGGATGCTGCCCTCGGGCAGCGCCCCTGCCCTGTCCACGCTGGCCAGCTCCCGCGACAAGGTGAACGCCTGGCTGAAGGACAGCGAGGGGCTGGAGCGCTGCTCGGCCG agctgtcgGAGTGCCAGGccaagctgcaggagctgacgggcatgctgcagcacctggaggcCCTGCACCGCATCCCCTCGGCCCCGCTCATCTCCGGCGGCCAG CCCTCAGCTGCCACGGAGAGGCCCAAGAAGGGCCGGAGGAGCACCAAGATCTGGTGCACGCAGAGCTTTGCCAAGGACGACACCATCGGCAGGGTGAGG GTGGGCCGGCTGCACGGCTCTGTCCCCAACCTGTCCCGCTACCTGGAGGCGCCGCAGAGCCAGCTGCCCTTCAGCGTGCCGCCGGAGTACAGCCAGCTGCAGCGCAGCTTCTGGGTGCTGGCGCAGAAAG TGCACGGCTCGCTCAGCAGCGTGGTGGCGGCGCTGGTGGCCGAGAGGGCGCGGCTGGAGGAGATGCGGCGGGCGCTGGACCGGCAGGGCCCGGCCCCACGGCCCGGCAGCGCGGGCACGGCcggg CCCGCCCTGCGCCGCTTCCACTCGCTGTCCGTCTCCTCCGACACCACCCTGGACTCCTTCGCCTCGCTGCACCCGGATGAG CCGGACGCGCTGCCCGCCAAGGgccgggagcagcagctctccaacCGCAGCATCGTCTCGCTGGCCGACTCGCACACCGAGTTCTTCGATGCCTGCGAGGTTTTCCTCTCGGCCAGCTCGTCTGAGAACGAG CCCTCGGAGGACGAGTCGTGCATCAGCGAGGTCACCACCAGCGTCTGCGAGGAGAACACGGAGCCGGGGGGGCCGGGCCGCCCCCCGACAG GAGCGGAGCGCCCGGGGCCGCcggcggagccgccgccgctgGAGCCGCCGCTGGAGCTGCCGGGGCCGGACCCGCGGCGGAGGAGCCGCCtgcccgcgccccccgcgcccTCGGGGGACGTGAGCCTGTGGGGGCTCCTGCGGAGCAGCGTGGGCAAGGACCTGTCCCGCGTGGCGCTGCCCGTGCAGCTCAACGAGCCGCTCAACACCCTGCAGCGCCTCTGCGAGGAGCTGGAGTACAGCGAGCTGCTGGACAGGGCCAGCCGCGCCCGCGACCCCCGGCAGCGCCTG GTGTACGTGGCCGCCTTCGCCGTGTCCGCCTATGCCTCCACCTACTACCGGGCGGGCAGCAAACCCTTCAACCCCGTGCTGGGCGAGACCTACGAGTGCGTGCGGCCCGACCGCGGCTTCCGCTTCATCAGCGAGCAG GTCTCCCACCACCCTCCCATCTCCGCCTGCCACGCTGAGTCTGATAATTTTGTCTTCTGGCAAG acaTGAGGTGGAAGAACAAATTCTGGGGCAAATCCCTGGAGATCGTCCCCATGGGCACCGTCAATGTCCAGCtgcccag GACCGGGGACCACTACGAGTGGAACAAGGTGACCACGTGCATCCACAACGTGCTGAGCGGGCCGCGCTGGATCGAGCACTACGGCGAGGTGCTGATCCGCAACACGCGCGACGCCTCCTACCACTGCAAGCTCACCTTCTGCAAG GCCCGGTACTGGGGCGCGGGGGCCAACGAGGTGCAGGGCGCCGTGCTGAGCCGCGCCGGGACGGCCGTGGAGCGCCTGGCGGGCAAGTGGCACGAGGGGCTGCGCCGCGGGCCCGCGCCGGGACAGTGCGTCTGGAAAGCCA ACCCCATGCCCCGCGACCACGAGAGGAGCTACGGCTTCACGCAGTTCGCGCTGGAGCTGAACGAGCTGACGCCGGAGCTGCGCCGGGTGCTGCCCTCCACGGACACGCGGCTGCGGCCGGACCAGCG GTACCTGGAGGAGGGGAACGTGCCGGCGGCCGAGGCGCAGAAGCGCCAGATCGAGCAGCTGCAGCGCGACCGGCGCCGCGTCATGGAGGAGAACAACATCACCCACCAGGCCCGCTTCTTCAG GCGTGTGACAGATGCCAGTGGCAAGGAGTCGTGGGTCACCAACCACACCTACTGGAAGCTGCGCCTGGACCCCGGCTTCTCGCACCTGGACAGCGCAGTGCTCTGGTAG
- the TBX21 gene encoding T-box transcription factor TBX21 has product MGALEPGTGAPRPAAPMLGAAAAFAKEPPGPRDAAAAAAAAFFGDGGAPEPGAPPLPYGAPGGFGGRFLGPCPPYRAPLPPAPPVEGYGGAESGFGGGGGALCPPLCALPGYRAAGKVQVMLNNYPLWAKFHKHQTEMIITKQGRRMFPFLSFSLSGLNPVAHYSVCVDVVLVDQHHWRYQGGKWVQCGKAEGSVPGNRLYLHPDSPNTGAHWMRQEVSFGKLKLTNNKGASNNVGQMIVLQSLHKYQPRLHVTEVKEGEGEDGYPSPHTHTFAFPETQFIAVTAYQNADITQLKIDHNPFAKGFRDNFDSMYPGPESERLTPSPPEAPGCPQLLPRFQPFLPEQLPLPPGRFFGGERGAAALPLPPKDPPPWFFPPQPPPGPGALDYGGFEGGYGGGKALPYGVKALPPLPPAPHPALPYYPEAPGGFGGGWSPAQLGHKGGAAGPGWYREPREEKGKELQGWAGEPPAAGDCSDSGLYECKRRRVSPYPSSTESSPPPRNGDSYDKEPLPDGGYYGYYGT; this is encoded by the exons ATGGGCGCGCTGGAGCCGGGCACCGGAGcgccccggcccgccgcccCCATGctcggcgccgccgccgccttcGCCAAGGAGCCGCCGGGCCCGCGGgacgccgccgccgccgccgccgccgcgttCTTCGGTGATGGAGGGGCCCCGGAACCGGGAGCGCCCCCGCTCCCCTACGGCGCTCCCGGCGGTTTCGGCGGCCGGTTCCTGGGGCCGTGCCCGCCGTACCGGGCGCCGctgccccccgccccgccggtgGAAGGTTACGGGGGTGCTGAGAGCGGAttcggcggcgggggcggcgcgcTGTGCCCCCCGCTCTGCGCCCTGCCCGGGTACCGCGCGGCCGGGAAGGTGCAGGTGATGCTCAACAATTACCCGCTCTGGGCCAAGTTCCACAAGCACCAGACCGAGATGATCATCACCAAGCAGGGCCG gcgAATGTTCCCCTTCCTCAGCTTCAGCCTCTCGGGGCTCAACCCCGTGGCGCACTACAGCGTCTGCGTGGACGTGGTGCTGGTGGACCAGCACCACTGGCGCTACCAGGGCGGGAAGTGGGTGCAGTGCGGCAAGGCCGAGGGCAGCGTGCCAG GGAACCGCCTGTACCTGCACCCCGACTCGCCCAACACGGGCGCGCACTGGATGCGCCAGGAGGTGTCCTTCGGCAAGCTGAAGCTCACCAACAACAAGGGAGCCTCCAACAAcgtggggcag ATGATCGTGCTGCAGTCGCTGCACAAGTACCAGCCGCGGCTGCACGTCACGGAGGTGAAGGAGGGCGAGGGGGAGGACGGGTACCCCTCCCCACATACCCACACCTTCGCCTTCCCCGAGACGCAGTTCATCGCCGTCACCGCCTACCAGAACGCCGAC ATCACGCAGCTGAAGATCGACCACAACCCCTTCGCCAAAGGATTCCGGGACAACTTTGACTC gatGTACCCGGGCCCCGAGAGCGAGCGCCTGACGCCGTCCCCGCCCGAGGCTCCGGGCTGCCCGCAGCTGCTGCCGCgcttccagcccttcctgcccgAGCAGCTCCCGCTGCCCCCGGGCCGCTTCTTCGGGGGCGAGCGGGgcgcggccgcgctgccgcTGCCCCCCAAGGACCCCCCGCCCTGGTTCTTCcccccgcagccgccgccgggCCCCGGCGCGCTGGACTACGGCGGCTTCGAGGGCGGCTACGGCGGGGGCAAAGCGCTGCCCTACGGGGTGAAagcgctgccgccgctgccccccGCGCCGCACCCCGCCCTGCCCTACTACCCCGAGGCGCCGGGCGGCTTCGGGGGCGGCTGGAGCCCCGCGCAGCTCGGCCACAAGGGCGGCGCCGCGGGCCCGGGCTGGTACCGGGAGCCCCGCGAGGAGAAGggcaaggagctgcagggctgggccggcGAGCCCCCCGCCGCCGGGGACTGCTCGGACTCGGGGCTCTACGAGTGCAAGCGGCGCCGCGTGTCCCCGTACCCCTCGAGCACCGAGAGCTCCCCCCCGCCCCGCAACGGCGACAGCTACGACAAGGAGCCGCTCCCCGACGGCGGCTACTACGGCTACTACGGCACCTGA
- the LOC131568475 gene encoding collagen alpha-2(I) chain-like, which yields MAAPRGGGGGRGQLPPCPGSATLGPALAASGAPPARGAGAPGEPGVPVCDGLGGLGGVQGGLRGSPSVRGGRVGAGVCKGGTAGVQGRSCARVRHQAATARRAGGVRGGPGGSVSAPFRLRFTAAALPAPRPLLYEAIFFSRSRIPGAQRGSLGSAGGLQPLSGRLSVTGARGAPGWRPRPFLFVSGRRGPGSDVRCPGGGTAARHGLQLLTTRGARGRSAPPPPCPEPPRPAVRSRGMGDPGDAGTWGAGPLWDGGEEGPARGRGGDVDPAPQGTVPPVSDHPHRVHSCPTAPVRSRAVPAAPVLPRGAARAGGGSWGRHGHPDGAKRQRRRLKIPEGALPTEVEVSAPAARAGGAGLGCPGPRQRPPHPAPGPTEAGGGGSRVPPRVERGRPRVRRHRESPDGGGGTERSGGDGGRPGTGLAPRWPRPRSRRVTGSSGGCRTRGQPPVVSPTAPRVPVAAVTRSERRGAAPGDTAVPGHHHCWRGLSPSPAQMACDSAESPPAGAAAALAAAGGPATRRRLRGGPRLPRARWRLSRRGSRGGAGHMAAAAAFVFALFAPGSAPPRRQLRPRPRHGSAEPIVSPGPGTPRCLGREGTRRGLPLGVEGRRSPGTAGATTAVPRCGNLRETSVRGQELLARVRDRASGQRGQQGSDRRGSRTRGTQGAALLGVWAAGDKARPLSPQEAPTVPPVTVRRAWPVPCHRSWHGQAARGTRCLQPDSGRHREPPNAAVSPVPHRGDSAAEGAQGGPGDAAGVARPGHPVGQRCQHRHSPALRLAPRGVTGNGATNAPPGHPHFPPQWAAEPAGGKGKLRHGGGRGSRCLPLTLGGLRASPRGSEGALRPHPDGGR from the exons ATGGCAGCCCCGCGtggaggcggcggcgggcgcgggcagCTCCCCCCGTGTCCCGGCTCCGCCACACTGGGCCCGGCTCTCGCCGCCTCCGGGGCGCCCCCCGCGCGTGGGGCCGGAGCACCGGGGGAGCCGGGGGTGCCC GTGTGTGAcgggctgggggggctggggggtgtGCAAGGGGGGCTGAGGGGGTCCCCGAGTGTGCGCGGGGGCCGGGTGGGTGCCGGGGTGTGCAAGGGCGGCACGGCGGGTGTGCAAGGACGCAGCTGTGCCCGTGTGCGCCATCAGGCCGCCACCGCGCGCCGGGCcgggggggtccgggggggtCCGGGGGGCTCCGTTTCGGCTCCGTTTCGGCTCCGTTTCACCGCCGCCGCCCTGCCCGCCCCTCGCCCCCTCCTGTACGAGGCGATTTTCTTCAGCCGGAGCCGCATCCCCGGCGCGCAGCGCGGCTCCCTGGGGAGCGCCggggggctgcagcccctgtcCGGCCGGCTTAGCGTGACGGGGGCGCGGGGGGCTCCGGGCTGGCGCCCCCGGCCCTTCCTCTTCGTCAGCGGGAGGCGAGGGCCGGGGAGTGATGTGCGCTGCCCGGGCGGGGGGACGGCGGCGAGACACGGGCTACAGCTTCTGACAACACGCGGGGCCCGCGGGCGGAGTGCGCCGCCCCcgccctgcccagagcccccccgGCCCGCGGTCCGCTCCCGCGGGATGGGGGACCCGGGTGACGCGGGGACATGGGGGGCCGGACCCCTCTGGGATGGGGGTGAGGAGGGTCCTGCACGGGGAAGGGGTGGAGATGTGGATCCTGCCCCACAG GGGACGGTCCCACCTGTCTCTGACCACCCCCACCGGGTCCATTCCTGCCCCACGGCCCCAGTCCGGTCCCGTGCGGTCCCGGCGGCCCCGGTGCTGCCTCGGGGGGCGGCGCGGGCCGGGGGAGGCAGCTGGGGCCGGCACGGACACCCGGACGGTGCCAAGCGGCAGCGCCGGCGGTTAAAAATACCCGAGGGGGCGCTGCCGACGGAAGTGGAGGTGTCGGCACCGGCTGCTCGGGCCGGGGGGGCCGGACTCGGGTGTCCCGGCCCCCGCCAGCGACCCCCGCACCCCGCACCGGGACCCACCgaggcgggcggcggcggcagccgCGTCCCG CCGCGGGTTGAAAGGGGCCGCCCGCGGGTCCGGCGGCACCGCGAGAGCCCGGACGGCGGCGGGGGGACGGAAAGGAGCGGGGGAGATGGAG GGCGGCCCGGTACCGGGCTGGCCCCGCGGTGGCCGCGGCCGCGCTCCCGGCGGGTCACCGGCAGTTCAGGCGGGTGCCGGACTCGGGGCCAGCCGCCGGTCGTGTCCCCCACGGCCCCGCGTGTCCCCGTGGCCGCCGTGACCCGCAGCGAGCGCCGAGGAGCGGCCCCAGGGGACACGGCCGTGCCCGGCCACCACCACTGCT GGCGCGGGCTGTCGCCGTCCCCGGCGCAGATGGCTTGTGACAGCGCCGAGTCCCCCCCGGCGGGCGCTGCGGCGGCGCTGGCCGCGGCGGGGGGGCCCGCGA cgcggcggcggctccggggcgGCCCGCGGCTCCCGAGGGCCCGGTGGCGCTTGTCGCGGCGCGGCAGCCGCGGTGGCGCTGGGCACATGGCAGCCGCGGCCGCGTTTGTGTTCGCGCTGTTCGCGCCCGGCTCTGCCCCCCCGCGCCGCCAGCTGAGGCCGCGGCCCCGCCACGGCAGCGCAGAGCCCATCGTGTCACCGGGACCGGGGACACCGCGGTGCCTCGGCCGGGAGGGGACGCGGCGTGGCCTTCCCCTGGGTGTGGAGGGCAGGAGGTCCCCGGGCACTGCGGGTGCCACCACCGCCGTCCCCAGGTGTGGAAACCTCCGGGAAACCTCCGTGAgaggccaggagctgctggcacgGGTGCGGGACAGGGCCAGCGGGCagcggggacagcagggcagtgacaggaggGGCAGCAGAACCCGGGGGACAcaaggagcagccctgctgggggtGTGG GCGGCAGGTGACAAAGCGCGGCCCCTGTCCCCGCAAGAAGCCCCCACAGTGCCCCCTGTCACGGTGAGGCGGGCCTGGCCTGTCCCTTGTCACCGCAGCTGGCACGGCCAGGCCGCACGGGGCACCCGGTGCCTCCAGCCGGACTCGGGGCGCCACCGAGAGCCACCAAACGCCgccgtgtcccctgtcccgcACCGTGGGGACAGCGCGGCCGAGGGGGCTcagggtggccctggggacgCTGCGGGGGTGGCACGGCCGGGACACCCCGTGGGACAgcgctgccagcacaggcacagcccagcgCTGCGGTTGGCACCTCGGGGGGTCACAGGAAACGGGGCCACCAACGCCCCCCCCGGACACCCCCACTTCCCTCCGCAGTGGGCAGCGGAGCCGGCGGGTGGcaaagggaaactgaggcacgggggcGGCCGTGGGAGCCGCTGCCTCCCTCTCACACTGGGGGGGCTCAGAGCCTCCCCACGGGGTTCAGAGGGGGCGCTGCGTCCCCACCCCGATGGCGGGAGGTGA
- the TBKBP1 gene encoding TANK-binding kinase 1-binding protein 1 — protein MDSMFEDDISILTQEALGPDEDWLDSPNTDLSGEMCSASHFALITAYDDIKNRLTGLERENSTLKRRLKMYEVKYPLIGEFGEEHIFSLYEAKENSLLKSEKASLQQQLNQFQHELQKSKEREEQLEEMIQAYEKLCVEKADLETELGEMRALVETHLSRIRSLEQQLRQRDGGAFPGLGAQDVPFMALHPGPGLSHVLERAGGWQSRGLEAELEAARQENQRAQHREEHLKAECERLQAELKHLQDSREQEQSERDMAWVKKVGDDQVNLALAYTELTEELCRLRNLSSLQSQILRALLQDKSLNGGQRHSPLSQCHSPAQQRRSPAPQCPSPVPPGRPQCQSPALQRRSPGPPSQSPAQQRRSPAPGPCQSPAQQRRSPVPPPSQSPGQQRRSPAPPPPPCPAPGAASPHRLPAERMELPYAKPSSRHIKAGFQGRRSYSEVTNVALYQQSRSLWLQPEASTLPKHRPYGEVYLGAAGAPLSAHEPFEEHVRFEKQSSDEEEWALPSPPSPEAGAIRCASFCAGFPAPDADAAHRTAAAYARAEHAQSWPSINLLLETVDSEVRSCPLCQLAFPIGYPDDALVKHIDSHLENSKI, from the exons ATGGACTCCATGTTCGAGGACGACATCAGCATCCTGACGCAGGAGGCGCTGGGGCCGGACGAGGACTGGCTGGACAGCCCCAACACCGACCTGTCGGGCGAGATGTGCTCGGCCTCGCACTTCGCCCTCATCACCGCCTACGACGACATCAAGAACCGGCTCACGGGGCTCGAGAGGGAGAACTCCACGCTCAAGCGCCGCCTCAAGATGTACGAGGTCAAg TACCCCCTGATCGGTGAGTTCGGCGAGGAACACATCTTCTCCCTCTACGAGGCCAAGGAGAACTCGCTGCTCAAGAGCGAGAAGGCGtcgctgcagcagcagctcaacCAGTTCCAGCACGAG ctgcagaagagCAAAGAgcgggaggagcagctggaggagatgaTCCAGGCCTACGAGAAGCTGTGCGTGGAGAAGGCGGACCTGGAGACGGAGCTGGGAGAGATG CGGGCGCTGGTGGAGACGCACCTGAGCCGCATCcggagcctggagcagcagctgcggcAGCGCGACGGCGGCGCCTTCCCCGGGCTGGGCGCCCAGGACGTGCCGTTCATGGCCCTGCACCCCGGCCCCGGGCTGAGCCACG TGCTGGAGCGCGCCGGGGGCTGGCAGAGCCGCGGGCTGGAGGCCGAGCTGGAGGCGGCGCGCCAGGAGAACCAGCGCGCCCAGCACCGCGAGGAGCACCTCAAGGCCGAGTGCGAGAGGCTGCAGGCCGAGCTCAAACACCTGCAGGACAGCCGCGAGCAG gagcagtCGGAGCGGGACATGGCCTGGGTGAAGAAGGTGGGCGACGACCA GGTGAACCTGGCGCTGGCCTACACGGAGCTGACGGAGGAGCTGTGCCGCCTGCGCAACCTCAGCTCGCTGCAGAGCCAGATCCTGCGGGCGCTGCTGCAGGACAAGAGCCTCAACGGGG GCCAGCGCCACTCGCCGCTGTCGCAGTGCCACTCGCCGGCCCAGCAGCGCCGCTCACCCGCCCCGCAGTGCCCCTCGCCCGTTCCGCCGGGCCGCCCGCAGTGCCAATCCCCCGCCCTCCAGCGCCGCTCGCCGGGACCCCCGAGCCAATCTCCGGCCCAGCAGCGCCGCTCGCCCGCGCCCGGCCCGTGCCAGTCGCCGGCCCAGCAGCGCCGCTCGCCGGTGCCGCCGCCCAGCCAGTCCCCGGGGCAGCAGCGCCGCtcgcccgcgccgccgccgccgccctgcccggccccgggcgcGGCGTCCCCGCACCGCCTGCCCGCCGAGCGCATGGAGCTGCCCTACGCCAAGCCCTCGAGCCGCCACATCAAGGCCGGCTTCCAGGGCCGCCGCAGCTACTCGGAGGTGACCAACGTGGCGCTGTACCAGCAGAGCCGCTCGCTCTGGCTGCAGCCCGAGGCCTCCACGCTGCCCAAGCACCGGCCCTACGGCGAGGTCTACCTGGGGGCCGCGGGGGCCCCGCTGAGCGCCCACGAGCCCTTCGAGGAGCACGTGCGCTTCGAGAAGCAGTCGTCGGACGAGGAGGAGTGGGCGCTGCCCAGCCCGCCCAGCCCCGAGGCCGGCGCCATCCGCTGCGCCTCCTTCTGCGCCGGATTCCCCGCGCCCGACGCCGACGCCGCGCACCGGACGGCGGCCGCCTACGCCCGCGCCGAGCACGCCCAGTCCTGGCCTTCCATCAAC ctgctgctggagacgGTGGACTCGGAGGTGCGGAGCTGCCCGCTGTGCCAGCTGGCCTTCCCCATCGGCTACCCGGACGATGCCCTGGTCAAACACATCGACTCGCACCTGGAGAACAGCAAGATCTGA